The following are encoded in a window of Arcobacter arenosus genomic DNA:
- the rplT gene encoding 50S ribosomal protein L20, with translation MPRVKTGVVRRRRHKKVLKQARGFFSGRRKHFRKAKEQLEHSLVYAYRDRRQKKRDIRKLWIVRINAACRLNDINYSRFMNGLKLANIELDRKILADMAINDAEGFSSLVVKAKEALAA, from the coding sequence ATGCCTAGAGTAAAAACTGGTGTAGTTAGAAGAAGAAGACACAAAAAAGTTTTAAAGCAAGCTAGAGGATTTTTCTCAGGAAGAAGAAAACACTTTAGAAAAGCAAAAGAACAATTAGAGCATTCATTAGTATATGCTTACAGAGATAGAAGACAGAAAAAAAGAGATATTAGAAAGCTTTGGATCGTTAGAATCAATGCTGCTTGTAGATTAAATGATATTAACTATTCAAGATTCATGAACGGTTTAAAATTAGCTAACATTGAACTTGATAGAAAAATATTAGCTGATATGGCTATCAATGATGCTGAAGGTTTCTCATCACTTGTAGTAAAAGCTAAAGAAGCATTAGCAGCATAA
- the infC gene encoding translation initiation factor IF-3, whose protein sequence is MSRGKKQEAIMNEDITASEVRCMGDDGTNYGIISTKDAQQTADDLGLDLVLIAPDGKPPVAKIMDYGKFKYQQEKKQKEAKKKQKIIVVKEVKFSVKIAENDINYKVKHAIEFLEKGYHVKCRVFLKGREMAHPEAGAEVLERVWPMLEEYGQRESEPKQEGRFVNMYVTPKGEHSKN, encoded by the coding sequence TTGAGTAGAGGGAAAAAACAAGAAGCAATAATGAATGAAGACATTACTGCAAGTGAAGTAAGATGTATGGGGGATGATGGTACTAACTATGGTATTATATCAACAAAAGATGCACAACAAACTGCAGATGATCTAGGTTTAGACTTAGTTCTTATTGCTCCTGATGGAAAACCACCAGTTGCTAAAATTATGGATTATGGTAAGTTTAAATACCAACAAGAAAAGAAACAAAAAGAAGCTAAGAAAAAACAAAAAATCATTGTTGTTAAAGAGGTTAAGTTTTCTGTTAAAATTGCAGAAAATGATATTAACTATAAAGTTAAACATGCAATTGAATTCCTTGAAAAAGGTTATCATGTAAAATGTAGGGTTTTTCTAAAAGGGCGAGAAATGGCTCATCCTGAAGCTGGAGCAGAAGTACTTGAAAGAGTATGGCCAATGCTTGAAGAATACGGACAAAGAGAATCAGAACCTAAACAAGAGGGAAGATTTGTAAATATGTATGTAACACCAAAAGGTGAACATAGTAAAAACTAA
- the rpmI gene encoding 50S ribosomal protein L35, with protein sequence MPKMKSNSGALKRFKVKKNGSIKRGSAFRSHILTKMSQKRKRNLRGPQTVASTDAGRVKLMLNKA encoded by the coding sequence ATGCCAAAGATGAAATCTAACAGTGGAGCTTTAAAAAGATTTAAAGTAAAAAAGAATGGTTCTATCAAAAGAGGATCAGCTTTTAGAAGCCACATCTTAACAAAAATGTCTCAAAAGAGAAAAAGAAATCTTAGAGGACCACAAACTGTTGCTAGCACTGATGCTGGTAGAGTTAAATTAATGTTAAACAAAGCGTAA